The region CCAAAAACATTGCATTCTAGCATCAGAAGCACCAAACAAGACTATCTCATTTACACACCTTAAGTACTCTTTAAGGCACTTTATTTACTTGTTTGATAGTTTGCTAACAGACGTATTGTGACATGTAAAAGgcacttgaaaatgtaaacatgtttctGAAGTATGCGTTCGATCATACTGTATACGGTGCAGTCAGCCATGCTActccaaacaaaacattcacaaaAACCTCTGGTGTGCACTAGAACAGTGTGGATTTAGAATTAACAAGCACACATGGAAAATGTAACCGTACAAGCAAAATGAATGCTTTCTTAAAAATTGCAATGAATAGGCAGGAGGAAATTCAAGATAGATGCATGTGTCAGAGTAAAAATATGTGAGTAGTAAGAATTCTATTGTAGAAATGTTGTTAGGAGGCTGTACTATCCTCACTCTTATACAATTCAGCTAATTTCTTGAACCTGGGCCCCCAATCACTCAGGTAGTTGTAGTCTTGCTCATCTTCAGATAAAGTAGAGCCCAGTGAACTTAATGACCCGGCAACTGAACCTGCTCCCTCGTAAGCATAGGTGGCCAGTGAGTCATACGGTGGTGCAGTCGGAGTATAGTCTTTCTCTTGAACTCTTTCATTGATGAATTCCCGCATGCTCTTATCATCACGTGATACCAAGCTGACAGGCGGCAAGACCGGATAGAAGGCATCAGGAGCATGTTGACAGTGCATCGGGTAGCTCAGCATGTCCGTGGGTATGATGTCACGCCTCTGTTGAGCAGAGTCCTCCATAACTGTTGTCGCTTCTTGGTAATACAGTGCTGCAATGTCAAAAGCCTGAGTGTCCTCTTCACCTCCGCCCTCGTCATTGTAGCTCATCACATTGTCACGGAAATGTTCCTCGGAGACAATCAAAGGCTCCTTTTTCCTTTGCCGTTTTAATTTTAGAAGCAGAACCATAAtcactgaaaaaaatgatgcagaGATCACATTTGACGGTGAACAGTCACATCTACATTCACAATTTCAAAATCGCTTGAATATAATTAGGTTACCTTTTAGTGGGAAAAAAACCTCAGGAAATTACTGAGTTACTTTTTCCTCAGTAACAGCTAATTTacttaattactttttaaataagGATAACTGTTATTGTTACTGTCAAAAAATGCCACTTGTAACTTTTTTAGATCATTGATGCTGTTTTTATCTGACCATGAGATCGCTAAACCCAATGgcattttatctttttattattatttttttactattaggGGGAACACATGACAACCGTATACTTTCTGATGATTGGCAGAGGTAGTTATATTTCATTGCAAGCCATCCAATGGTAGCGTTAGGCAGttgttgacaaaaacaaaagcaagggTGGTTACACCAATGCACACTCAACAAGTTGACACAATAGCGAGTTGTGAAGTGAATGGTATGGTTAAATCTACATGCAAAGCAGTCTTCTTGAATTGGAAGTACTGTATAGACATACATTTTTGTAGGtggtgtggctcagtggtagagtgttcGTCTCCCAACCCAGGCGTTGTGGTTTTGATCCTATGCCCATGTGACTAcgttgaagtatccttgagcaaaatactgaaGACCCATAGGTGAATGAGGAGtcaaatgtaaagtgctttaaGGGCCGAAGGTGGAAAAGgtctatataaatgaagtaccatttaccattacCAGTAATTATAATCTTGACCTATTCCTACGGTTTTTCAGACTAGGAGTGCATGTTTCAAATTGGAattttaggtttgaatttgaattgaatttttagGTTTTGTTAAGATGGGTAGTGACGGTAGTTAGGTGGTAgggtttgtgttttatttttttctgtggacTAAATTCAATGAAAATATCTACATGATGAATGCAATGCACATTATGTTACGGACAGAAGCGTCCCCCCGCCCACATTGGTGCCGAGCATTTCAAACCGGACGTAGTACTTTGCTAAAAGAAACGGCTCCAAAGAGCAAACATCTCCGcagctagttagcttagctttgGGATGCCTCTGATCCCCGTTTTATGAAAACAGCGACAGGTATTCTTCttccacaagaaaaaaaattggagtcaACCTTTTTCTGTTCTTTAGTAGTCAGAAATAGAAGAAAGGTTGGGTTCACCAAACATTGCCGTTTCGCACAAACcaagagaaaacaagcttttatGATCTCCGCTGTACTTGACAACACACAATATGCATTTGACGTATACATTCTTTAAAGGCCTAGAcacaccaatccgacgttggccaaatgtgaccgacgcctacCCCGTGGCGTTGGCCCAGACGTCggcacgtcgcgtagaaaaatgacgtaaatacacaccatacctattacgtaccttcagcgcatgcgcgagaagtaattcccctccgtaccatcggcggcggtagtcattattcctaaaggcaactggcaacctctttacggggcGAGATATAACAACGTAAACAACTCATACCGGTGTTGACAGCTAAACATAAAAACGGATAAAAACGCTGTTAAATGCGCgattttgagggagtttttcctttccaacaacttcgatttcctctgcctgacggagacctggactgtccctggtgagtccaccgctatgattgaattactaccgcctGGCTGTGCTTACTTGGACTCTCCCAGGACGTTGGGTCGAGGTGGAGGAACTgcgactatttaaaaaacaaaaaacacatttaaatgtaaagatgtctatttaccacatcgatcTCAGCTTTGAAGTCAccttctttgaagtcggccaaactgtgtcatttaccgacctccaaaatacaataaggactttttaaacgactttgcaaatcttcttgccgaaatcatgctgaaatatgatcgtatcctctttatgggggactttaatattcacgtgtgctgtcctgaaaaaacacaagttgagttgagttgagtactgtttatccgcgttgtcacttgctcttcttgccccgtgcgctaattcgctagctaacagccaatcacaaccGACATCAGATTGGTGTATTTAAGCCTTTAGAGAAGTAATTTCTACTTCTCGTTAAAGGATGCGGTGTTGGCTCCGGACTCACCATTTTATTTCCATAGTCCCCTGTCACAACTTACCAGTGCATGTccatttgttgtgtgtgtttgcgcaacCATCCTTGCTGCCAGTTTGTGTCAATAACACACGGCCTCGTTTACTTTTGATTGGCTAACGACGAAATTCAACTTTACCTCAGCCAATTATCATCATTATGTGGTTATTTCATCTCTACTCatgaaaaatagtaaaatacaaaaaaacaacaaaaaagcgaTCTCGTTGGTTTGATTctgatgaaaacatttttgttgatcTAGTAAAGTAACGTGAAACATAATTTGACAATAATAGTAATGGCATTATAATGattgaaaattaataaatttgaGTATGTTACAGGACAAATCACTGTTCCTGCACTTACATAGTAGTATGATGACACACAGCAGGATGGCGATGAGCGCTCCAGCGCTGATCCCTGGAGCGCTTATCTGAGCATTAACGTTACACATCTGGATGTTGCCTTCATCATCACAGGTGCACACTCGCACAGTTAAAGTTCCTGTGCTGCTTTGCATCGGATAATCACCATCAGTGATCACTACGGAAACCAGGTGGACACTCTGTTGAAGGCGATCGTAGCTGGCCCTACGTGTCACAATGCTGCCAGTGTTATCTGAGTTTGGAAAATTCAGTTAGATCATTTGTTGAGCAACACAAAATGgctcacacattttcacaggcaaaagcatgtttaaaaatcacaaatctATAGTTTGGGACAGTAAATCTGGATGTATGTAGTgactttttaaacacattggTTGATTATAAAGTTTTAAATATAAGTTAAAGTATCatttgattgtcacacccacataAGTGGTgcggaatttgttttttttttaagcagagaTTATGAACatgtgaagggaaaaaaaacatggtttgatatgtcctcatgaaacctcttatataaggatatgttgttgtcttgaactgttgtacgaatccaggtgcccaacaatttgtaaataaagggcgggatcagcctgggaactcttccttgtttatactacagccttccctgctttgcaaaacatgttttcgaaagtgtTTGAGAAAGGGATTTGCTAACCCGGTTTCCCACACtaatgaataaaagacggagcgacACGCGGTCCcgacagagtcagctgcggaacacgtacgattgcccagccgttttgcagctcgttctacctggaccgtaggctctccggtctagtgtcaaggtaagcgctgatgatcatcatattatgctgcttaacgttgtagtgtattgattgctgtttgcggggaataaaatgtacaataattctagcaaagcaagttgtgattatttctatttgcggggaataaaaggtaaattCAAGAAAATCGAGTTGTGactgttgctgtttgcggggaatgaactgataatcattctagcatagcgcaggtgttgattactgtttgcgggggataaaacgtacgattatcctagcacagtacaaatgttgattgctgtttgcggggaataaaagacacggttattctagcaaagcatatcaagtctctgtgtattcattgttgccgccgaccactcacgatcttgtataaaaatataaaggtgaagtagtgttttccacaaaacaacatgtttgtaaaaaaattacctCCATTGTCTTGGACagtgaaattactgtagttgctTTCCTCTGTTGCAAGATTGAAGAAAAAATTGTGCCCCACTGATGGCTCATCTGCATCGACAGCACTTATTATTTGAATGCGCTGTTGGACAACAACAAATATGAATAAACAATGATTAAGAGCTACGTATGGATATTTTTGTCTATCTGACTTGTCTATTCCTGGATTAAGTATTGTTTATTGTTGAAAGTGTGATTCCCATTAGTtttcaccatccatccatccatcaagccatccattcatccacccATAAGTGAGAGTGCGCACGTACCTGACCCTTCTTGGTCTTCTCACAGACAAAGCTTTCATAAACTGTGGCAAATGTTGGAGCATTGTCGTTCACATCCAGTAGCTTGATGTAAACTGAAACAGGACTACTCTTCTGAGGATTATctaaaatgacaacacaaaagCTTCATTAAGGGGAACCACTTCACTCATTTCTACACCTTTACTTCAGTGTGTCGTAGTCATGATGAGAATGTATTCTTTAAATAAAACTTGATTGTAAAAGCCTCTTGTCATGCAGTCAGCAGTGGAAAGATTTACAGATCTCAGTGGCGATGACTGAAATGTTATGCCAGGCATTCTTCTCTCTATCCACATTTTTCAGAAGGAATAAAGTTCCATTTGCTGGATGGATATTGAACAGATGATCCATGTCTGTCCGGAGATCAACTGAGTACCTGTGAAAGTCAATGCAAAAAGATTCTAGAATGCCTCATGTAAGATAAAATGTTACATGCCATTCATCAAAGTCTGTTTTGTCTTACTTGACTGGACTGTGTGCTGCATCAGGGTCCATGGCACTGACCAAGCCTATGACCTTGCCCACTGCAGCATCTTCCTTAAGCTCCATTAGATAACTGTGCTTGTCAAACACTGGTGGCTCATCTATGTCCTCCACGGCAATCTGAATAGTGGCCATGTCTCTGGAGCTTGAGAATGTGAAGCGAAGGTCTTCCTGGGTGTTTTGGACTTGGACCTCTACTGTGTAGGACTGTTTGTTCTCATAATCCAAAGGCTGTAGACATAATACAAAATGAACAAGGTAATGctaatttgtttacatttcccCCAAATTAAACATTGAATGATCATCCTGCAAGAGtggtgactttttatttttatttttgtttttatttttatttttatttttatttttatttttatttttatttttatttttatttttatttttatttttatttttatttttatttttattttttactgtgtttTAAACTTGAATGTTGCATCAAGCTACAAAGGGACTTAAATAAcgtttttgcttttttcttaCAGAAGTTCTGTTTTTCTTACCTTGCTGACAGTTATTACACCCTCCTGGGTTTCTTTCTTGGTGAATATGTCAAACATGTCCATTGCCTCTCCACTAATGATTGTGAAATGCATCTCTGCATTCTTTCCGATGTCTCTGTCTGTGGCTTTAATCCTCCCAACTTCAGAGCCAGGTATGGACAATTCAGAAATTCTGAACTGGTATATAccttaaaacacaaaaacaaatttacacctacttgactttttttttttttagttagggGGAAACACAAGCAATCTTAAACATTTAGAAAATGTGATTGATTGATCTAACTCTAAATTGCTCAAAGCTGTCAATGGTAGCTGgattgctttttatatagcactttaacTACACCAAATGGTGACCAAACcgaagcgctttacaatgcctcacattcaccctgtcacacacacattcacacaccaatGGACGGCTGCTGCCACATCCACTGAGAGCAAATCACGGTTCAGTGACAATTCGACACAGTCACCAGGTTGaagattgaacccacaacctcacggatgggagacggcCACTCTATCACTGAGCCATGCTGCCCCGGTGCTCAATTTGTGCACCTTGCTTATATCACCCAAAGTCagatgggataggcttcagctcaCTCGTCACCAGGCTAAGTGATAACATATTAAGCTGGATGGTGATGTTCTTACTATGAGTGAAATGTGGGGGATTGTCGTTGACATCAGTGAGGGTGATGTTAACTACGGTGGTCCCGGTGAGTCCTCCTCTATGTCCAGCCATGTCTTTGGCCTCTATCACTACTCGATAGTGCTCCCTCTGCTCACGGTCCATGTCGCCCGGACCCAAAGCAGTCCTGATCACACCTAGACAACAATAATACTTTGTTGAATCCAGCAATGTTTTTCTCATAGATAGCTTTGTCTTTCATCTATAACAGttgtgcttttttgttgttgcagactTTCTCCATCATAGGAGCATCATGCTCTCATTTAATCTTCTCTTAATGCTGTGTGGGTCACACACAGCTAGTACGAAATGAAATACAAACCTGTATTTGGGTCAATAGAAAAGTATGGGTGTCCTTGTTTGATACTGTACACCAGTTTAGCGCTGTTGCCATACATGTCGTCATCAGCATCTGTAGCTGTCACACAGATGACTGATGTACCTAAAACACATTCAGAAGACACACATTAATATGACAGGAGAAGATTATTGGATATACTGTAATGCCAATTAATGCACACCCCTTACCAATATCAGACCACTCAGGTACGCTCCCAGTATAAAACTCCTTGCTGAACTGAGGTTCATTATCATTGATATCATGGAGTTTAACAATGAACTCTGTCTCTGGTTCTAACACTTTGCCTGTGATTTTGTTGACAACTGTCGCACTGAGGATGTAAAAAGCCTTCTCTTCCCGATCCAGGCGGCGCGTGGCATGTAGGTCGCCATTAGTCTCATCAATAACAAAGATGGTGCCTGCCCCCTCACCAGAGAGAACATACCGGACAAGGCCATTTCCACTGTCTCGATCTGACTGGAGCTACagtgcaaacaaaaacacaatcagCAATTGTTTCAGTTGTTTAGTTTTTCTGATTCGACCAGTACAATCAATAGACTTGCATTAAATCTaggatgaaataaatacaaagtaaagtaaagcaaAGCTAAATTTCCAAATCACACAAAATATGTCATGTTTTCCCTTGATTAATCTTTGCGTAATTTAAAGCagatcattcaattcaatgtatCAGTTCTGAGGTTGAGTGCCAAAAAAGTCTTCCTCCGACCTTCAAAGGGTTTGGAATAGCTGAATGACTAAACTCAATGATATTTTGGATTTCAGATTGCTAGATTTATTTCCAAATGAAATGATCCATCCATGTAAATTTACCTGAAAAGACAATTTTTACTTGCAATGGCAACAACTTTGGCTACATGTTATTTTGTAGCGATGGGAAAATAAAGCTTCATAAACCACttgcgatatatatatatttaaaaaatcatctaGATTCTAGAATCAGATGGGTTAAATATgtagtggaaatgtaatcaatttccattgctcTAGCTTCTATCTTTAAACcgagagcaccatctagaggagtaaaaaaatatatcacaagtagttcacgaagcttcattttcccatcaataTTTTGTTATGTTAGGGTCATAGTAGGATTTTTCCTCTGTCTGTACTAAAACTAGCTCAATTTGTCTGTGTTAGTGGCTAGTGAAAATGGGATATGAAGAAATGTTGtagatttgaaaatgaaaacagacaTCAAATCGTTATCAATACATATCAAATTAGTAATAATAACATATAATGTAAGCCAGTACAAActgtaatttgagcaaatgtgttatttcagaagtgtgtatcaaactggtagccctttgcattaatcagtacccaagCAGTAGCTCTGATTTCCCCCAAAATGGATGATCCCGGCAAAGAAGTAACATACCTCTTACCTTTCCAATGTACTGGTAGTCACTGCCTGTGTACTCCTCTTGCAGGAAAAACTGTTTCCATAGCCAGCCTCGTCTAACTCTTTTATGTGTCTCTTTTTCTGGGATGCCCTTAGAAGCTTCTTCCTCTGCCGAGTCTGCCCTCATTCCATTCAAAGATAAAGCATCCCGATGAAGGCCAAGACTGAGCCATAGAAAGCCAATTAAGGCAGTTCTCATATTTGTTTCTATTTGTATGAATTTTGGCTGATGTGTTATTTTCCCAGCAACATCGCTTTGAATTGTGATATGGGTCTAACAGGAAGTCAAGTTTTCCCTGGAAAGAGAAACAGAGAAggctttgtgaaaaaaaaagaatggatcAAAATTAAGATCGAACAATTAATAAAGTACTGAAATTAAGACCCCTTTTTTGTTGCTGCAGATTTTCTTGCCATATTTGAATCCATTTAACCCATCATGGTGCAAGCTGCAGTGATTGCAGCTTGTAAACAGCAGCATTCacgacatatttaaaaatacaaaaaatagtcTGTGTGCACAGTTGACAAAAGTGTGGACTCAACTCACCTTCGAATCCTGCATCGTCAACGTCAACTATCGCCATACATGACTCTCTATGTATTACTCCATTGTGTTACTTTCTGTACTTCTCTGTTTAtgtactaaatgtacaatttgttacagttactttttttttttttgctgcattggAAGAGTGGCTTCAActggagacaaattccttgtctATTTTAACATACCAAGACAGATGATTCTGACTGACTCTGATTCTGAATTAGGAGTTTGTTCTCAATTTACTaagttaaagttattttttaaaacatctgaacatattttatgtatgtattcatttatttttatctacTTTGTTGTGTATGCAGGAggcatggtggctgactggttagcacgtccgcctcacagtgcagaggatgtgagatcgagtccgggtttcggccttcctgggtggagtttgcatgttctccctgtgcttgcgtgggttctctccgggtgctccggtttcctcccacattcagcgaggttaattgaacactgcaAATTGTCACTAGGTtatgagtgtggatggttgtttgtctctgtgtgccctgcgattggctggcaaccagttcagggtgtaacccgcctactgcccgaagccagctgggaaatgctccagcgacccttgtgaggacaagcggttaagaaaatggatggatggatgttgtgtATGGGACTTTCTTAGTTGACTGAATACAGTTTTATTTGATCTAAATTTTGTACTTGTTGTTATCCAGTCTTCTAGCCAGTGGAAAAGTCTCCTCTCATTCAAATCAGCGTGGGGAGAGGTGCACAGTTTCTGACATTGACTCTGATAATGGTCATACGACACTGAACAGTCCTTATCAGGGATCCAGTACCTTACTCTCAAAGTACCCCTTTCCCAGAAATCCCTGAGAGACACACTGGAACTTAACAAAATTATTACTTGACATTCCAATTAAGAAAggcatttcatttgtttttaaaatgcacacacaaaccgGACAATACATCATGAGATGAGACGACAGAGATAGATTAATCCATTTGACTCATTAACAACTGTATACTATTTGTCCTATTCTTGTAAAAAcacataaacatatatttaGAAGTATATCACTGGTTATCCTGCTCAGCGTCTGTCCCAGGTGACTTTGGGCGAAAGGCGGACTATACCCTGAACTGATCTCCAGTCAGTcccagggctttttttttttcaagttgtcTCAGCTTTCTCACGAGCCACCATTTGTTGTACATCTAAAATATACACTCCTAACCACAATAACTAGAGTTGTGTTTGGGATAAAagcatacagtatattgctATGAGGAACACACACATGAATTAGTAATTGTTTGCACTCCACAAATTaggaggtgtttattttttgtcattgtcaaGACATAAGTTCACCTAAATTTTAGCTCTTTGCTTTTTTGATGTGGCTGGTTGAAAGATATATGTGaacagtggtgtagtggtccctgaagaagtgggtatactctcaattttcaccattttttatttttattttttaatagtccagaaaaaatgtcctcttttagaaacggtgacatgtatgaaataaaaatgcatcatttgtactcacaataataaaatcatcatGACTTGTTAAGAACCGTTTGGTAATACAAGTAGTCTGAAATAATGTAATATGTATTTATCATGAGGGAAGCATAAAGCATATGTTATAtaacaaattacaatatttagtgaacaatgaacaaaaatagtgaaaaacagtCTGGTTAGACTTTAGTATTGTTTTATGCTGAATCTTAAACTATTTGcccccattcttgtgttttaatctaccggtacttaaaaatcAAGTAATAGCCTACTTActacgcccctcatttttaataatcttttcttttctttttaatttggggcattaggcgattaaattttttaattgtaattaatcacatgacttcactagttaacttacgattaatcacaaattttatatctgttctaaatgtacaatacattttttttccaggttttcatactcttgttaacaaaagtggaaaaaaatgtgaaactaatagaaatagttcaaatgaatttttgacgtctatagccgtcaatggcagtgaatgagttgaaaggTTCAACACCTTTTTTGGTTGTttaataaagacaaaatgttagtTAAATAATGTaccattttatttagatttccaacaataaaacatgttggcattatttaaaatatgataTCAAATACTAGTTAATAATTTAGCCAGAAGCCACTTACCAAGGTGAGCAGTTTTTCTTGAAACCAAGCCACGTACAGTGGACCTCCAAAACACATGTGGCACGTTCACAGCTTTTCTCCCATTCACACTCCCACACGTCACATAGCCTCCCCAAACCCCTCGCACCTCACTTCCGTGACTGACCTCAGCCCTCCCTTCACCCCACCCCAGACCATgtaggcacacacagacactcaCACGCATACTGCATGCACACACTCAGAGGAGAGGTTATTACAAATGTTTATGTGGcgattttaaagcaaaattaactcaaactaaaaatattttaactttttggaAAAACTTTATCATAATCTATGCAACTAAAGCCCTATAATATGGTACTATCTAATAGCCTACTTGCTTTTTCATCTTATTTGATTAGTTTCTTCTATTTAGCTCTATTCAGTATGAAGGAAAGGGGTGtggctgctttaaaaaaaaaattttttaatcctTTATCCTGATTGATTCAGTCTGCCTACTCATCATTTCTCAGGTTGGGCCTGTATTCTGCTTGTGGATCCCACCAAGCTGAGGTGGATGCCTACCTAAGTGACATCTACACAATCCtggtcaagtcatgtgactcgatGTGACTCTGTGACAACCGTATTAAATGGTCTGCAGGGCTGACAAATG is a window of Vanacampus margaritifer isolate UIUO_Vmar chromosome 2, RoL_Vmar_1.0, whole genome shotgun sequence DNA encoding:
- the LOC144044510 gene encoding cadherin-6-like isoform X1 translates to MRTALIGFLWLSLGLHRDALSLNGMRADSAEEEASKGIPEKETHKRVRRGWLWKQFFLQEEYTGSDYQYIGKLQSDRDSGNGLVRYVLSGEGAGTIFVIDETNGDLHATRRLDREEKAFYILSATVVNKITGKVLEPETEFIVKLHDINDNEPQFSKEFYTGSVPEWSDIGTSVICVTATDADDDMYGNSAKLVYSIKQGHPYFSIDPNTGVIRTALGPGDMDREQREHYRVVIEAKDMAGHRGGLTGTTVVNITLTDVNDNPPHFTHSIYQFRISELSIPGSEVGRIKATDRDIGKNAEMHFTIISGEAMDMFDIFTKKETQEGVITVSKPLDYENKQSYTVEVQVQNTQEDLRFTFSSSRDMATIQIAVEDIDEPPVFDKHSYLMELKEDAAVGKVIGLVSAMDPDAAHSPVKYSVDLRTDMDHLFNIHPANGTLFLLKNVDREKNAWHNISVIATEIYNPQKSSPVSVYIKLLDVNDNAPTFATVYESFVCEKTKKGQRIQIISAVDADEPSVGHNFFFNLATEESNYSNFTVQDNGDNTGSIVTRRASYDRLQQSVHLVSVVITDGDYPMQSSTGTLTVRVCTCDDEGNIQMCNVNAQISAPGISAGALIAILLCVIILLLIMVLLLKLKRQRKKEPLIVSEEHFRDNVMSYNDEGGGEEDTQAFDIAALYYQEATTVMEDSAQQRRDIIPTDMLSYPMHCQHAPDAFYPVLPPVSLVSRDDKSMREFINERVQEKDYTPTAPPYDSLATYAYEGAGSVAGSLSSLGSTLSEDEQDYNYLSDWGPRFKKLAELYKSEDSTAS
- the LOC144044510 gene encoding cadherin-6-like isoform X2, which produces MRTALIGFLWLSLGLHRDALSLNGMRADSAEEEASKGIPEKETHKRVRRGWLWKQFFLQEEYTGSDYQYIGKLQSDRDSGNGLVRYVLSGEGAGTIFVIDETNGDLHATRRLDREEKAFYILSATVVNKITGKVLEPETEFIVKLHDINDNEPQFSKEFYTGSVPEWSDIGTSVICVTATDADDDMYGNSAKLVYSIKQGHPYFSIDPNTGVIRTALGPGDMDREQREHYRVVIEAKDMAGHRGGLTGTTVVNITLTDVNDNPPHFTHSIYQFRISELSIPGSEVGRIKATDRDIGKNAEMHFTIISGEAMDMFDIFTKKETQEGVITVSKPLDYENKQSYTVEVQVQNTQEDLRFTFSSSRDMATIQIAVEDIDEPPVFDKHSYLMELKEDAAVGKVIGLVSAMDPDAAHSPVKYSVDLRTDMDHLFNIHPANGTLFLLKNVDREKNAWHNISVIATEIYNPQKSSPVSVYIKLLDVNDNAPTFATVYESFVCEKTKKGQRIQIISAVDADEPSVGHNFFFNLATEESNYSNFTVQDNGGPATIAFNRVSTWFP
- the LOC144044510 gene encoding cadherin-6-like isoform X3, with the protein product MQSSTGTLTVRVCTCDDEGNIQMCNVNAQISAPGISAGALIAILLCVIILLLIMVLLLKLKRQRKKEPLIVSEEHFRDNVMSYNDEGGGEEDTQAFDIAALYYQEATTVMEDSAQQRRDIIPTDMLSYPMHCQHAPDAFYPVLPPVSLVSRDDKSMREFINERVQEKDYTPTAPPYDSLATYAYEGAGSVAGSLSSLGSTLSEDEQDYNYLSDWGPRFKKLAELYKSEDSTAS